In one window of Desulfobulbaceae bacterium DNA:
- a CDS encoding MCE family protein yields MKKNIQESVAGLFILIGLILISYMSIKLGHLDLFTNDSYLLYAKFQTVNGLRVGNPIEMHGIAIGEVTSFSLDQKNQMAVAGLKIDKKITIFADAIAGIKTAGLIGDRFVSIDPGGAEKLLTNGEYIIDTVSPVDLGELIGKFAFGSIKENK; encoded by the coding sequence ATGAAAAAAAACATTCAAGAGAGCGTGGCAGGATTATTCATTCTGATCGGACTTATTTTAATCAGTTACATGAGCATTAAATTGGGCCATCTCGATCTTTTCACCAATGACAGTTACCTGCTCTATGCCAAATTCCAGACAGTTAACGGCCTTCGAGTCGGCAATCCCATTGAGATGCATGGCATCGCCATCGGGGAGGTTACCTCGTTCTCCCTTGACCAGAAAAACCAGATGGCGGTAGCCGGCTTAAAAATTGACAAAAAGATCACGATCTTTGCCGATGCAATCGCCGGAATCAAAACAGCGGGACTCATCGGTGATCGGTTTGTCAGTATTGACCCTGGCGGCGCCGAAAAACTACTGACGAATGGTGAGTACATCATTGACACCGTGTCGCCGGTGGACCTTGGTGAGCTGATCGGCAAATTTGCCTTTGGCTCTATCAAAGAAAACAAATAA
- a CDS encoding ABC transporter substrate-binding protein: MRYPFTNSLLLGFFFLLTAHSAFAQSPLERVREKVDAIITIVIEAKKNQTLEDTATREKLWSQVDTIFDFNTLSQKSLSRNWLAMNDEEKAEFVELFRKLLGRAYLKKIESYDNEFIQYHREVFFTPENAEVLTTIESKGQLYDLNYRLLKKEGEWRIYDVSIEGVSLVSNYRAQFNGFLRGGTIQELLSSLKSKVTDTQGS; encoded by the coding sequence ATGAGATATCCATTTACAAACAGCCTGCTGCTTGGCTTTTTCTTCCTGCTTACCGCCCATAGCGCCTTTGCCCAGTCGCCTCTGGAGAGGGTAAGGGAAAAAGTCGATGCCATCATCACCATTGTTATTGAAGCGAAAAAAAACCAGACTTTAGAAGATACGGCAACCAGAGAGAAGCTCTGGTCACAGGTCGATACAATCTTTGATTTTAACACCCTTTCTCAGAAGTCCTTAAGCAGGAACTGGCTGGCTATGAATGATGAGGAAAAGGCCGAATTTGTCGAACTGTTCCGGAAATTACTCGGTCGGGCCTATTTAAAGAAAATCGAAAGTTATGATAATGAGTTCATCCAGTATCATAGAGAAGTTTTTTTTACGCCTGAAAATGCCGAGGTTTTGACTACCATTGAATCAAAAGGACAGCTATATGACCTCAACTACCGGCTTCTTAAAAAGGAGGGGGAGTGGAGAATTTACGATGTCTCGATAGAAGGCGTCAGCCTGGTGAGTAATTATCGGGCTCAGTTCAACGGATTTCTTCGGGGAGGTACAATCCAGGAGTTATTAAGCAGTCTGAAATCAAAGGTAACTGACACGCAGGGTTCTTAG